Proteins encoded by one window of Elephas maximus indicus isolate mEleMax1 chromosome 5, mEleMax1 primary haplotype, whole genome shotgun sequence:
- the TLR6 gene encoding toll-like receptor 6 produces the protein MPKDKEPIFKNFNFVCVMALIVGIKIQFSEESEFTVDRSKRGLTQVPKDLPPKTTVLDMSQNHISELQFSDINFLSGLEVLILSHNRIQQLNFSVFRFNQDLEYLDLSYNQLWTISCHPVVSLKHLDLSFNNFDTLPICKEFGNSIQLDFLGLSATKLQQLDLLPIAHLHLSYILLDLNGYAVKGNEIESLRILNTKKLHLVFHPNSLFSVQLNISVNKLECLELTNLKLNDENCEVLINVLSELTRGPSLLNFTLNHVETTWKCLVTIFQFLWPKPVEYLNIYNLTIIENIRKEYFTYSKTALKSLKIEHITNRVFLFSQNVLYTVFSEMNILMLTISDTPFIHMLCPQKPSTFKFLNFTHNVFTDSIFENCSTLDRLETLILQKNGLKDLFKVGLMTKDMPSLEILDVSWNSLEFNRREENCTWVESIVVLNLSSNILSDSVFRCVPPRVTVLDLHNNRIKNIPKQITKLEALQELNIAFNYLTDLPGCGTFTSLSALIIDHNSISHPSTDFFSSCQRIRSIKAGNNPFQCSCELREFIKNIGQISSEVVEDWPGSYKCAYPESYKGTQLQNFHMSQLSCNTTLLVVTIGVTMLVLVVTVTFLCMYMDLPWYLRMVCQWTQTQHRARNTPLEELQRNLQFHAFISYSEHDSAWVKNELVPCLEKEDIRICLHERNFVPGKSIIENIINCIEKSYKSIFVLSPNFVQSEWCHYELYFAHHKLFHEGSDNLILILLEPISQNSIPSKYHKLKALMAKRTYLEWPTEKSKRGLFWANIRAAFNIKLALVTENNDVNT, from the coding sequence ATGCCTAAAGACAAAGAACCTATTTTCAAAAACTTTAATTTTGTTTGTGTCATGGCCTTAATCGTTGGAATCAAAATCCAGTTCTCTGAAGAAAGTGAGTTTACAGTAGACAGGTCAAAGAGAGGCCTTACTCAGGTTCCGAAAGACCTACcaccaaagactacagtcttagATATGTCTCAGAACCACATATCTGAACTTCAATTCTCTGACATCAACTTCCTATCAGGCCTAGAAGTTTTGATACTTTCTCATAATAGAATCCAGCAACTGAATTTTAGTGTTTTCAGGTTCAACCAGGATTTGGAATATTTGGATTTATCTTATAATCAGTTGTGGACGATATCCTGCCACCCTGTCGTGAGTCTCAAGCATTTGGACCTCTCATTCAATAACTTTGATACTTTGCCAATCTGTAAGGAATTTGGCAACTCCATACAACTGGATTTCTTGGGATTAAGTGCTACAAAGTTACAACAATTAGATCTTCTGCCCATTGCTCACTTGCATCTGAGTTACATCCTTCTGGATTTAAACGGCTATGCCGTGaaaggaaatgaaatagaaagtctTCGAATTCTTAATACAAAGAAACTTCATCTTGTTTTTCATCCAAATAGTTTATTCTCTGTCCAATTAAACATATCAGTTAACAAGTTAGAGTGCTTAGAACTGACTAACCTTAAATTAAATGATGAAAACTGTGAAGTTCTAATTAACGTTTTATCAGAACTCACTAGAGGCCCAAGCTTACTAAATTTTACCTTGAATCATGTGGAAACAACTTGGAAATGCTTGGTTACAATTTTTCAATTCCTTTGGCCCAAACCTGTAGAATATCTCAATATTTACAATTTAACAATAATTGAAAACATTAGGAAAGAATATTTTACTTATTCTAAAACTGCATTGAAATCACTGAAAATAGAACATATTacaaatagagtttttcttttttcacagaaTGTATTATATACAGTGTTTTCTGAGATGAACATTTTGATGTTAACCATATCAGATACACCTTTTATACACATGCTTTGTCCTCAGAAACCAAGCACATTTAAGTTCTTGAACTTTACTCATAATGTTTTTACAGATAGTATTTTTGAAAATTGTTCCACTTTAGATAGATTGGAGACACTTATCTTAcaaaagaatggattaaaagatCTTTTCAAAGTAGGTCTCATGACTAAGGATATGCCATCTTTGGAAATACTGGATGTTAGCTGGAATTCTCTGGAATTTAATAGACGTGAGGAAAATTGTACTTGGGTTGAGAGTATAGTAGTATTAAATTTGTCTTCAAATATACTTAGTGACTCTGTTTTCAGATGTGTACCTCCTAGGGTCACAGTACTTGATCTACACAATAACAGAATAAAGAACATTCCTAAACAAATCACAAAGCTAGAGGCTTTGCAAGAACTAAACATTGCTTTCAATTACCTAACTGACCTTCCCGGATGTGGTACATTTACCAGCCTTTCTGCATTAATCATTGACCATAATTCAATTTCCCACCCATCAACTGATTTCTTCTCCAGTTGCCAGAGGATTAGGTCAATAAAAGCAGGGAACAATCCATTCCAATGTTCATGTGAACTAAGAGAATTTATCAAAAACATAGGCCAAATATCAAGTGAAGTGGTAGAGGACTGGCCTGGGTCTTATAAGTGTGCATACCCAGAAAGCTATAAGGGAACCCAATTACAGAACTTTCACATGTCTCAATTATCCTGCAACACAACTCTGCTGGTTGTCACCATTGGAGTCACCATGCTGGTGTTGGTTGTTACTGTGACCTTCCTCTGCATGTACATGGATCTGCCCTGGTATCTCAGGATGGTGTGTCAGTGGACCCAGACCCAGCACAGGGCTAGGAACACACCCTTAGAAGAACTCCAAAGAAATCTCCAGTTCCATGCTTTTATTTCATACAGTGAACATGATTCTGCCTGGGTGAAGAATGAACTGGTGCCTTGCCTAGAAAAAGAAGATATACGGATTTGCCTTCATGAGAGAAACTTTGTTCCTGGCAAGAGCAtcattgaaaatatcataaaCTGCATTGAGAAAAGCTACAAGTCCATTTTTGTTTTGTCTCCCAACTTTGTCCAGAGTGAGTGGTGTCATTATGAACTCTACTTCGCCCACCACAAACTCTTTCATGAAGGGTCTGATAACTTAATCCTGATCTTGCTGGAGCCCATTTCACAAAACAGCATTCCTAGCAAGTATCACAAGCTGAAGGCTCTCATGGCAAAGCGGACTTACTTGGAATGGCCCACTGAGAAGAGCAAACGTGGGCTTTTTTGGGCTAATATTAGAGCtgcttttaatataaaattagcaCTTGTCACTGAAAATAATGATGTGaacacttaa